A stretch of Besnoitia besnoiti strain Bb-Ger1 chromosome III, whole genome shotgun sequence DNA encodes these proteins:
- a CDS encoding hypothetical protein (encoded by transcript BESB_047450) encodes MIAFACHIGFARGLAPRGPGAGASMKGVRCVLSRCLLSVLVVVAFAVHAEEVREDTTPICNLAGTTLPLTLSQVKTKLEFKCGSGLTALLPKSQKDQSQTEFCRDSSCTTKVSLGELNLKFEKAADKYGVTADELPDQPHTVYFVCAVDSQSDEKQGRSLSLRSAAAKDQRCVVQLSVYAKTPSTVQADNVCDGSKVTSVSLKVTEDLTPAVFGCGEGRALSPALFEKVLQRADGAETTQEVALQSLLPKATLTANSSGSSDVLGAAYTLTVPELPEAGPVKLGYKCAASKPAAGVEGAKDDVLDTSCTSAMSDTRILYGVANLWNEVLTCRPASAAAPTWIPSHAAEKQPLVKECVTSGSPLLFDITGQTPQTLQFKCKTDSTLLPSPQTRAALPTQFCRDSACKTKAALSDFNLELSGTETAYTFAAKTLPVTPHTVYFNCVPKNLNKNSEEVTGDDKSCVIQISVWGQTSSIVPAENVCTEKGKSVSLKVDKDLTPVTFGCGDKRTLTPVLLDQVFQPTETAASSPQPASLTSLVPTAALTANGSDKDAAKWHAYTLTVKELPEVAPVQLLYKCIATPTPTDRVREEQVGEQNKQPDCDVLIEVDQRPSTSGGSDSETGGGQRASLVAASAIVLASFPILSFIL; translated from the exons ATGATTGCCTTTGCTTGTCATATTGGCTTCGCCCGCGGGCTGGCCCCACGTGGAcctggcgcgggcgcgtcgatGAAGGGCGTACGGTGCGTCTTGAGTCGATGTCTGCTTTCGGTGCTCGTCGTTGTCGCTTTCGCTGTTCACGCCGAGGAGGTACGCGAGGACACAACCCCCATATGCAATTTAGCTGGGACGACGTTGCCTCTAACGCTGTCCCAGGTAAAGACGAAGCTGGAGTTCAAGTGCGGCAGCGGGTTGACTGCCCTCCTTCCCAAATCTCAAAAGGACCAGTCCCAGACTGAGTTCTGCCGGGACTCGTCCTGCACGACAAAGGTCTCCTTAGGCGAACTGAACCTAAAGTTTGAAAAGGCGGCAGATAAGTATGGCGTCACTGCCGACGAGCTCCCCGACCAACCCCACACCGTGTACTTTGTCTGTGCAGTAGACAGCCAATCGGATGAAAAGCAAGGCCGCAGTCTGTCTTTACGGAGTGCCGCCGCTAAGGACCAGCGCTGCGTCGTCCAGCTCTCCGTTTACGCGAAGACCCCGTCGACCGTCCAGGCCGACA ACGTGTGCGACGGGAGCAAGGTCACAAGCGTGTCTCTGAAGGTAACCGAGGACCTCACTCCCGCGGTTTTCGGATGCGGGGAAGGGCGAGCCCTTTCTCCTGCCCTTTTCGAAAAAGTCCTCCAGCGTGCTGATggtgcagagacgacgcaggaggTCGCCTTGCAGTCCTTGCTCCCCAAGGCGACACTGACTGCGAATAGCTCTGGCTCCTCTGATGTGCTGGGAGCAGCCTACACGCTGACAGTTCCAGAGTTGCCTGAAGCGGGACCGGTGAAGCTCGGCTACAAATGCGCGGCATCAAAGCCGGCAGCAGGTGTAGAAGGCGCCAAAGAC GATGTCCTGGACACCTCCTGTACCTCAGCCATGAGCGACACCCGCATTTTGTACGGGGTTGCGAATCTGTGGAATGAGGTTCTAACATGCAGACCCGCTAGTGCTGCAGCCC CCACGTGGATTCCCTCCCatgcggcggagaagcaaCCACTTGTCAAGGAATGTGTAACTTCTGGATCGCCGCTGTTGTTTGATATCACCGGGCAAACACCCCAAACGCTTCAGTTCAAATGCAAAACCGATTCcactcttcttccttctccacaAACTCGGGCAGCACTTCCCACTCAGTTCTGCCGTGATTCGGCTTGCAAGACCAAAGCGGCTCTAAGCGACTTCAACCTCGAGCTTTCTGGAACCGAAACAGCGTATACTTTCGCAGCCAAGACATTGCCAGTAACGCCGCACACCGTCTACTTCAATTGCGTCCCCAAAAACCTCAACAAGAACTCTGAGGAGGTCACTGGCGATGATAAAAGTTGCGTGATTCAGATTTCCGTTTGGGGCCAGACCTCGTCGATTGTTCCGGCCGAAA ACGTCTGCACCGAAAAGGGAAAGAGTGTTTCCCTGAAGGTGGACAAGGACCTCACTCCCGTTACGTTCGGATGTGGCGACAAGAGGACGTTGACCCCCGTGCTCCTCGACCAGGTCTTTCAGCCGACTGAGACGGCGGCGTCCAGCCCGCAGCCAGCTAGCTTGACTTCTCTTGTCCCTACAGCAGCTTTGACGGCAAACGGTAGTGACAAGGACGCAGCAAAATGGCATGCTTACACACTTACGGTTAAGGAGCTGCCCGAGGTGGCCCCCGTGCAGCTTCTTTATAAATGCATTGCAACGCCAACGCCGACAGACCGGGTCCGCGAAGAGCAAGTCGGTGAACAAAACAAGCAGCCAGACTGCGATGTGCTAATAGAGGTCGACCAGCGTCCTAGCACTTCCGGGGGCTCTGACTCCGAGACAGGAGGAGGGCAGCGAGCAAGCCTCGTGGCCGCGTCTGCCATCGTTCTTGCCTCGTTTCCCATTCTTTCTTTCATTCTATGA